The nucleotide window TACAAGCAGCTTGGGTTTGGTCTCTTTTTCCCACATCCGGGGTCAGATTAGCCATACACGTCTTCTGAGGGGGACGAGGATTCGCACCCTTCTTCTCGATTTGTGTCTGAGATGATGGCTTCCTCTTTCCGTAGGTCGCCTTGGAAGACTTGACCTTGGTGAAGCCGCGCTCGTCCTGCAAATGCTCTGCCGAGCTAGCTGGCGTCTGCGAGTGACTACCGTTGCCCCCGTATGTCGTGCCCTTGCCGTTGAGCCTCCGCCACTTAGTGGTGGCGAACATTGGGTTGGCAGAGTCAGCGTTTTGCGATGTTTCCGGATCCCCCTCCTCGCTTTTCCTCTTCACCGGTCCCGTTTTGCCAGTAAATGTTGTGCGCTGGATGCGGCCTCGTGCGGCTCTTTCATCACCAGAGCTGCCGGAGCTGTTGAGCAAAGCATCGACATTGGCATCCTCGCCGGAACATCTGCCCGAGCTGGATGGTTTGGGGGCCTTTACGGGCGTTCCTTggtcgtcatcctcgtcgctaGACAAGGGCGGATCGTCGAACGCCTTGGGAACCTTGAGTTGCTTAAAGGTGGGCTTCTGGGCGGATTCCTTGCCCACCTGGCTGAGAAGACGCGGCGGTCTTTGGTTCTTGCTCAAGCCTAGAACCCGTGAGGGGTACATGCTGTCCAGTCTCCGCCGAACGGAACCTGGTGTACCGTTCGATGTTGAACAAGAGAGGTCAGCTGGACGGTGAGAGCCTGCTCATGGACAGCGCGGGCGGTGTCTCGTGTCAAGTTAAGGATtgacgccgcccatgccgcggcCAGGCCCCCAGACCGTTGAACAAAAGACCGCCCGGTGGTTATGGCCCCAGAGGTATCCGTGTAACAGCTGCCTTGATCGCTTGTCATTGACACAAGCCGATCCGGCTTACTGCTCCGATGAACGGACTCGCCAGGAACGCGGCTGCGTGAAAGGCAACGTTGTGAAGTCCCGGCCCTTGCAGAGCTATCCTGGACTGTGCATGACCATGCAGCACGTTGGCGGAGAGGAGCAACGTTGGATAGGAAGGTACTGCAGCGACGCGCGCCTCAATCGATACCTCGTCACTTTGACGCGTTGGGAGGGACGCGACGACTTGAAGCGGCGACGGAGTGGATGGTGGGGTGCCGGGGTGAAACGAAGTGCCcggtacttcgtacctccCGGTTCCCAACTGTACGTGCTCGGTACGTACAGATATGTACATGGGccccgcagcagctcccagGGGTAGGCGCAGCTCTCCAGGCACGCGGTTCCCTGGCCTGCGCACTGTGCATCCCCTGGAAGCTCTCGTAGATTGTTGATTCAACCCAACCTGGAAGCATCGACACCGCAACACCAGCAACCCAGTCATATCTCTTCCCATCGCCACTCGGGCTTGCTGCACCACGCAGGACCTCCTCGCTTCGTTGAGTAAATAGGCCGGACGTCGAGCAGAGGGAGACGGAGCAGGGAAGACGTCGCCCGTGACCATGGCGCTCAACCGCAAATACGCTGCCCTCCCCGACTTGGTAACCCGCCATTCGTCCCGCAGCAAGCTCAACGCCGCGTCTCGACTGACGGCAAGCAGGATTCTGCGCCAGACATATACGAGACCCCCGAGCTGACAGATGACAACTCCACTGTGCCCGTAAGTCGTGGCCAATGTCCAGCGCCCCCGACCGTTCGCTAATCCGATGTGGCGGGCCCAGACCTCCGCCAACCGCGCGCAGTCAGACGACGAGTTCTacgatgtcgacgacgacgaaagcCAAGCCATCTCGCGATCGAGGCTTCGCATAAACGAGGCGCGTTCGCGGTTCCTGCCAGCCAATGTCGACGCCAATGGGGTGGACTTTTCGGACCGCGTCGATGGGAAGCGCAAGTCATACAAGGCCTCCAGCCGGCGTCAGCGAATCCTGGAAGATGGCACGGAGGAGCTCGGTGATCTGTcagacgatgacgacgaggagagccTGGAGAGGAAGATTGCGCGGTTAAAGCGCGAAGTCGCGGAAGCCAAGGAGGACTATGCGAAGCGCAAGTCTGATGCTGCGGCGAAGACGGGTGAGGCTGGGCCCAACGATGAGAGGCTGGATTCCCTCAGCCAACTCTTGGACGGCATGTCGACGCCTCTTGGTGGGGGTTCTGCCAGCGGGCCCATGAAGGTTCTCCAAGCGAAAGCACCCTCGGACGACTTGACCGCAACGGACGGTCCTACGTACACGGTCACCTACGCGCCGACTTACGAACAGAGCCACGCCCTGGCGAAGGCGGCCGACTTTGACCGTCGGCTTCTCATGCTGGAGAAGGCGCTGGGCATCAGTTCTTCGTCCGCGCCAGAggctggccaagacggcctTCCGCGCGCTGTCCTACCAAC belongs to Purpureocillium takamizusanense chromosome 1, complete sequence and includes:
- a CDS encoding uncharacterized protein (EggNog:ENOG503NW6M~COG:Z), which translates into the protein MALNRKYAALPDLDSAPDIYETPELTDDNSTVPTSANRAQSDDEFYDVDDDESQAISRSRLRINEARSRFLPANVDANGVDFSDRVDGKRKSYKASSRRQRILEDGTEELGDLSDDDDEESLERKIARLKREVAEAKEDYAKRKSDAAAKTGEAGPNDERLDSLSQLLDGMSTPLGGGSASGPMKVLQAKAPSDDLTATDGPTYTVTYAPTYEQSHALAKAADFDRRLLMLEKALGISSSSAPEAGQDGLPRAVLPTLDSMEKQISTLSQASTANLDAISRRVRTLASEQDKLNESREKAKALREELGKQGAASPSDESEQEAKINALYGILPTIESLTPVLPPLLDRLRSLRAIHADAAAASQTLERVESQQAEMTAELRQWKEGLEKMESAMKDGDATVKGNVKVMEGWVKDLEERMTKLA